The Neobacillus sp. PS3-34 genome has a window encoding:
- a CDS encoding ATP-binding cassette domain-containing protein, which produces MIKIEGLSKSFQIAKRASGLRQSVKALFHREYTTVKALNDISFSIEPGEIVGYIGPNGAGKSTTIKVMSGILVPDEGTCNIMGYTPWKDRVRYVKKIGVVFGQRSQLWWDVPVIDSFELLRDIYKIPESEYKRNIDLLVETLDLQSIIHSPVRQLSLGQRMRCEIAASLIHSPEILFLDEPTIGLDAVSKIAVRQFIKTINKEKGVTVILTTHDMYDIEAWLTE; this is translated from the coding sequence TTGATTAAAATTGAAGGCTTAAGCAAGTCGTTTCAGATTGCGAAACGTGCAAGCGGTTTGCGTCAATCCGTAAAAGCGCTTTTTCATCGCGAATATACAACAGTAAAAGCGCTCAATGACATTTCTTTTTCTATTGAACCGGGAGAAATTGTTGGTTATATCGGCCCGAATGGTGCAGGTAAATCAACGACCATCAAAGTGATGAGCGGGATATTGGTTCCGGATGAAGGAACCTGTAACATTATGGGGTACACACCGTGGAAGGATCGGGTCCGTTACGTAAAAAAGATTGGCGTGGTTTTCGGGCAGCGTTCACAGCTGTGGTGGGACGTGCCGGTGATCGATTCGTTCGAGCTGCTAAGAGATATTTATAAAATTCCTGAATCAGAATATAAAAGAAATATTGACCTCCTTGTTGAAACACTCGACCTCCAGAGCATCATCCATTCACCCGTACGCCAATTAAGTCTCGGACAGCGAATGCGCTGTGAAATAGCCGCTTCACTAATACACAGCCCGGAAATCCTATTTTTAGATGAACCTACGATCGGCCTTGATGCCGTTTCAAAAATCGCCGTGCGCCAATTTATCAAGACGATTAACAAAGAAAAAGGGGTCACCGTCATCCTGACAACGCACGATATGTATGATATCGAGGCCTGGCTGACAGAGTAA
- the smpB gene encoding SsrA-binding protein SmpB, with amino-acid sequence MPKGMGKVLAQNKKAYHDYFIEETYEAGIVLQGTEIKAIRAGRINMKDSYARIQNNEIFLYSMHVSPYEQGNRYNHDPLRTRKLLLHGREIAKLLGETKQAGYALVPLKLYLKNGFAKVLLGLAKGKKNYDKREDLKQKEAKRDIERAFRDRQKM; translated from the coding sequence ATGCCTAAAGGTATGGGTAAGGTCCTGGCGCAAAACAAAAAAGCGTACCATGACTATTTTATAGAAGAAACATATGAAGCCGGCATCGTTCTTCAGGGAACGGAAATTAAAGCCATTCGCGCTGGCCGCATCAATATGAAGGATTCATATGCTAGAATCCAGAACAATGAAATCTTTTTATACAGCATGCATGTCAGTCCATATGAACAGGGGAACCGTTATAATCATGACCCGCTAAGGACAAGGAAGCTCCTGCTGCACGGCCGTGAAATCGCGAAGCTCCTAGGAGAAACAAAACAAGCGGGGTATGCACTCGTTCCGTTAAAGCTTTATTTAAAGAATGGGTTCGCCAAAGTTTTACTTGGACTTGCAAAGGGTAAAAAGAATTATGACAAGCGTGAAGATCTGAAGCAGAAAGAAGCAAAGCGCGATATTGAGCGTGCCTTCCGCGATCGTCAGAAGATGTAG
- a CDS encoding iron-siderophore ABC transporter substrate-binding protein, translating to MKGFKPLFTMISLIAIFLLSACGSDSEEKTAEKKDATKNTSYTIEHAMGTTKLEKTPKRVVVLTNEGTEALLALGVKPVGAVQSWLGDPWYDHIKKDMDGVEVVGVEPEVNLEKIASLKPDLIIGNKLRQEAVYEQLSAIAPTVFSETLRGDWKDNFKLYAKALNREEKGKQVLADFDKHVEDVKQKLGDKVNQEVSVVRFMAGKSRIYYTDSFSGIIFDQLGFKRASQQKELFTPDNKLGNLAVEVGKEVIPKMDGDILFYFTYAPKGDKQALNTAKEWTNDPLWKNLKVVKNGKAYEVSDATWNTAGGVLAANIMLDDLEKIMK from the coding sequence ATGAAAGGCTTTAAACCATTATTTACAATGATTTCTCTCATTGCCATCTTCCTTCTCTCTGCTTGCGGAAGCGATTCAGAGGAAAAGACAGCTGAGAAAAAGGATGCCACAAAAAACACCAGCTACACAATTGAACACGCAATGGGAACAACGAAATTAGAAAAAACACCTAAAAGGGTTGTTGTTCTTACAAATGAAGGTACAGAAGCATTGTTGGCCCTGGGAGTTAAACCGGTGGGTGCGGTCCAATCCTGGCTTGGCGACCCATGGTACGACCATATTAAAAAGGATATGGACGGTGTCGAAGTAGTAGGAGTAGAGCCTGAAGTGAATTTAGAAAAAATCGCTTCCTTGAAACCGGATTTAATTATCGGAAACAAGCTGCGCCAGGAAGCTGTTTACGAACAGCTGAGTGCGATTGCTCCTACAGTTTTTTCGGAAACACTCCGTGGTGATTGGAAGGATAACTTTAAATTATACGCAAAAGCACTAAACCGTGAGGAAAAGGGCAAACAGGTTTTAGCGGATTTTGACAAGCACGTAGAAGATGTAAAGCAAAAACTGGGTGACAAAGTAAATCAAGAAGTATCTGTCGTTCGTTTCATGGCAGGTAAGTCACGCATTTATTACACAGATTCCTTTTCCGGGATTATTTTCGACCAGCTTGGCTTTAAACGCGCTTCCCAACAGAAAGAGCTATTCACTCCAGATAATAAGCTTGGAAATCTTGCCGTAGAAGTAGGAAAAGAAGTCATTCCTAAAATGGATGGCGACATTCTCTTCTATTTCACTTATGCACCAAAAGGTGATAAACAAGCTCTTAATACAGCAAAAGAATGGACAAATGATCCTCTTTGGAAAAATCTAAAAGTAGTTAAAAACGGAAAAGCTTACGAGGTCAGTGATGCTACCTGGAATACTGCTGGCGGAGTGTTAGCTGCAAATATTATGCTGGATGACCTTGAAAAAATAATGAAATAA
- a CDS encoding nuclease-related domain-containing protein translates to MLLKGRSESDELMAMRYLNARMELTEKEKFHYLNLEKGYEGEMKFDLLAETLQEERYIINDLLLEVNNSYVQIDSLIISQGVIHLFDIKNFEGDCYLESDKLYAVATGREYKNPVDQLKRSGTLFRQLLQNLKQNHLVESSVIFINHEFTLYQSPMNQPIILPTQVTRFLNNLNKTQSKLNDGHKKLAQKLISLHQTKNPFTVFPEYNYDQLQKGIYCKTCNSFQLSIKNNDFVCGKCGRHEKIKLAILRNVKEFKLLFPDRKITTQNIYEWCKVDLNKRTFCRILKKNYTAFGNTRDTYYK, encoded by the coding sequence ATGTTACTTAAAGGCCGATCTGAATCGGATGAATTAATGGCTATGCGCTATTTAAACGCGCGAATGGAGTTAACTGAAAAGGAAAAGTTTCACTATTTAAACCTTGAAAAAGGCTATGAAGGGGAGATGAAATTTGACCTGCTGGCAGAAACCCTTCAAGAAGAAAGGTATATAATAAATGACTTGTTGCTTGAAGTAAACAACTCTTATGTTCAAATTGATTCTTTGATTATTTCACAGGGAGTTATTCACCTTTTCGATATAAAAAATTTTGAAGGTGATTGTTACTTAGAATCGGACAAACTTTATGCCGTGGCAACTGGCCGCGAATATAAGAATCCTGTAGACCAGTTAAAAAGGAGTGGGACTCTATTCCGCCAACTACTCCAAAACCTCAAACAAAATCACCTTGTTGAATCCTCCGTTATCTTTATTAACCATGAATTCACCTTATATCAATCCCCAATGAACCAACCGATTATTTTACCCACCCAAGTAACTCGATTTTTAAATAATTTAAACAAAACACAGTCTAAGTTGAATGATGGGCACAAGAAACTAGCACAAAAATTAATTTCATTACATCAAACTAAAAATCCATTTACGGTATTCCCTGAATATAATTATGACCAACTGCAAAAGGGGATTTATTGTAAAACTTGTAATTCCTTTCAGCTTTCTATAAAAAATAATGACTTTGTATGCGGGAAGTGTGGAAGACACGAAAAGATCAAACTAGCTATTTTGCGGAATGTGAAGGAGTTTAAACTGCTTTTTCCTGATCGAAAGATTACTACCCAAAACATCTATGAGTGGTGCAAGGTGGATTTAAATAAAAGGACATTTTGCAGGATTTTAAAGAAAAACTATACCGCATTTGGGAATACAAGAGATACCTATTATAAATAA
- a CDS encoding iron ABC transporter permease yields the protein MLLKNKGQKWFGLFLAMIILIFLMCASIVYGYTDTTWKMAIDAFQHFNGSNEHLVIQSVRLPRSLIAAAVGASLAVSGVLMQTLTKNPLASPDIFGINAGAGAAVVIAVTIFGIGNLHLFTWLSFLGAAIAAISVYAVGSGGREGLTPMKLTLAGAAMTALFASFTQGLLVLNEAALEQVLFWLAGSVSGRKLENLTVVLPYMAAGLAGALLIAARMNVLSMGEDVAKGLGVNTVLLKISIGIIVILLSGGAVAVAGPIGFIGIVIPHLTRSIVGIDHRWVIPFAGLLGGVLLVAADIASRYIMMPQEIPVGVMTAIIGTPFFIYIARKGFNGR from the coding sequence ATGCTTTTAAAAAATAAAGGCCAGAAATGGTTCGGACTTTTTCTGGCAATGATCATTCTAATTTTTTTAATGTGTGCCAGCATTGTATATGGATATACGGATACGACCTGGAAGATGGCCATCGATGCTTTTCAACATTTTAATGGTTCAAATGAACATCTCGTCATACAATCTGTAAGATTACCACGTTCTTTAATCGCAGCAGCAGTAGGGGCAAGCTTAGCTGTTTCTGGAGTTTTGATGCAGACACTAACGAAAAACCCGCTGGCATCCCCGGATATCTTTGGGATAAATGCTGGAGCAGGAGCTGCCGTCGTAATAGCCGTTACGATCTTTGGTATTGGTAATCTTCACTTATTCACATGGCTGTCTTTCCTTGGAGCTGCAATCGCTGCCATAAGTGTATATGCGGTTGGCTCGGGAGGAAGGGAAGGGCTGACCCCTATGAAGCTTACCCTAGCAGGAGCAGCGATGACAGCATTGTTCGCCTCCTTTACACAGGGGCTTTTGGTTTTAAATGAAGCAGCTTTGGAGCAAGTGTTATTTTGGCTTGCAGGGTCGGTTTCCGGAAGAAAGCTTGAGAATTTAACCGTTGTCCTTCCCTATATGGCGGCAGGCTTGGCGGGAGCCCTTTTAATTGCTGCCAGGATGAATGTTTTATCGATGGGAGAAGATGTCGCCAAAGGGCTAGGTGTCAACACAGTCCTTTTAAAAATAAGCATCGGCATCATTGTTATCCTTCTATCTGGTGGTGCAGTTGCTGTTGCAGGGCCGATTGGCTTTATCGGAATCGTGATTCCGCATCTTACACGCTCGATTGTAGGAATTGATCATCGTTGGGTGATTCCTTTTGCGGGGCTTCTCGGAGGAGTGCTTTTGGTTGCAGCAGATATTGCATCAAGGTATATCATGATGCCACAGGAAATTCCGGTCGGGGTTATGACAGCCATCATCGGAACCCCATTCTTTATTTACATTGCCAGAAAGGGGTTCAACGGGCGATGA
- a CDS encoding endonuclease — translation MMNTPEFLLKEKEGLKEYCVYYDEQADIEIRKSYYQSISFNGSELKESIHTLLEETHTKKLEYAPHRYLYPWVDLQENRELKSLYSGKRMDPAETIKHDYQILELEENGVIAASGETLLNCEHVVPQSWFNKMEPMRGDLHHLFACEPGCNSSRGNSPYADFPDYVPEGQALGIRSGCGKAEEDKFEPEYGKGIVARASFYFLLRYRNVINKEMVNVPLLLKWHQKFPTSLYEKHRNLAIYELQGNRNPFIDFPELAEKMADI, via the coding sequence ATGATGAACACCCCTGAATTTCTTTTAAAAGAAAAGGAAGGCTTAAAAGAGTACTGTGTTTACTATGATGAACAGGCAGATATTGAAATCAGGAAAAGCTATTATCAAAGCATTTCATTTAATGGATCTGAACTAAAAGAAAGTATCCATACTCTCCTTGAAGAAACACATACCAAAAAGCTTGAATATGCTCCGCACCGCTATTTATATCCATGGGTGGATTTGCAGGAAAACAGGGAATTAAAGAGCCTCTACTCAGGAAAAAGAATGGATCCTGCAGAAACAATAAAACATGATTATCAAATACTTGAATTGGAGGAAAATGGGGTCATCGCTGCGTCAGGCGAAACTCTCTTAAACTGTGAGCATGTTGTCCCCCAATCCTGGTTCAATAAAATGGAGCCAATGAGAGGAGATTTGCATCATCTATTTGCCTGTGAGCCCGGTTGCAACAGCAGCCGTGGCAACAGCCCCTATGCTGATTTTCCTGATTATGTACCTGAAGGACAAGCTTTAGGAATCAGGAGTGGCTGCGGAAAGGCAGAAGAAGACAAGTTTGAGCCAGAGTACGGAAAAGGAATCGTCGCCAGGGCTTCGTTCTATTTCCTTCTTCGATATAGGAATGTTATTAACAAAGAAATGGTTAATGTACCTCTTTTATTGAAATGGCATCAAAAGTTCCCAACTTCCCTCTATGAAAAACACCGGAACCTGGCAATTTATGAATTACAGGGTAATCGTAATCCATTTATTGATTTTCCGGAGCTGGCAGAAAAAATGGCAGACATTTAA
- a CDS encoding VOC family protein — MIRQISTVAVYVEDQQKAKTFWVEKVGFEVVADHPMGPNAQWLEVSPKNAPSHLVIYPKAMMKGSENMKASIVFECDDILGTYETMKSKGVEFLGEPNQMQWGTFVQFKDEDDNTFLLKG, encoded by the coding sequence ATGATAAGGCAAATCTCAACCGTAGCCGTATATGTCGAAGACCAGCAAAAAGCAAAAACATTTTGGGTAGAAAAAGTCGGTTTCGAGGTTGTTGCAGACCATCCGATGGGTCCAAATGCGCAATGGCTTGAGGTATCTCCTAAAAATGCTCCATCTCATTTAGTTATCTATCCTAAGGCGATGATGAAAGGCTCAGAAAATATGAAAGCATCGATCGTTTTTGAATGCGACGATATTTTAGGTACATACGAAACAATGAAATCAAAAGGTGTAGAGTTTTTGGGAGAGCCAAATCAGATGCAATGGGGAACGTTCGTACAATTTAAAGATGAAGATGATAATACCTTCTTATTGAAGGGATAA
- a CDS encoding Nramp family divalent metal transporter, which produces MGENAKELPLAAEQGWRNKRTEPTLPEVYRSLRIPKSGSWIKKFLAFAGPGYLVAVGYMDPGNWATDIAGGSLFGYTLLSVILLSNLMAILLQALAGKLGIVTGRDLAQACRDHYSKPVAMGLWVLCELAIAACDLAEVIGSAIALNLLFGIPLIYGVIITALDVLVVLLLQNKGFRYIETLVIVLIVTIGGCFATEMFLSKPDVGGIMKGFVPSTEIISNPTMLYIAIGILGATVMPHNLYLHSSIVQTRKYKQTSLGKREAIKYATWDSTIALFFALFINAAILILSAATFHKAGMTDVADINDAYHLLTPILGTTIGSILFGVALLASGQNSTLTGTLAGQIVMEGFLNIRLAAWLRRLITRLIAIVPAVIVTGLYGESGTTQLLILSQVILSLQLSFAVVPLIKFTSDKKKMGEFVNPLWLKSLAWFVAFVIISLNVYLLFQTFFG; this is translated from the coding sequence ATGGGCGAAAATGCAAAAGAACTGCCACTGGCAGCCGAACAGGGCTGGAGAAATAAACGAACAGAACCAACTTTACCAGAGGTTTATAGAAGCCTTCGAATACCAAAGAGTGGGTCCTGGATTAAAAAATTTCTTGCTTTTGCCGGTCCTGGCTATCTGGTTGCTGTCGGCTATATGGATCCGGGTAACTGGGCAACGGATATAGCAGGAGGCTCTCTATTTGGATACACATTACTATCTGTTATCCTATTGTCCAATCTGATGGCCATTCTGCTTCAGGCTCTGGCGGGAAAGCTTGGAATTGTAACAGGTAGGGATTTAGCTCAGGCCTGCCGGGACCATTATAGTAAGCCCGTCGCCATGGGTTTATGGGTTTTATGTGAATTAGCCATTGCTGCCTGTGACTTAGCAGAAGTGATAGGCTCGGCTATCGCATTAAATCTGTTGTTTGGAATTCCATTGATATATGGTGTCATCATTACTGCTTTAGATGTATTGGTGGTATTGCTGCTTCAGAATAAGGGATTCCGTTATATTGAAACGTTGGTGATAGTCTTAATTGTTACGATTGGAGGTTGTTTTGCAACTGAAATGTTTCTTTCTAAGCCTGATGTAGGTGGAATAATGAAAGGCTTTGTTCCAAGCACAGAGATTATTAGTAACCCAACCATGCTATATATTGCGATTGGTATATTAGGAGCAACCGTAATGCCGCACAATTTATACCTTCATTCATCCATTGTTCAAACTCGAAAGTATAAACAAACTAGCTTGGGAAAGAGAGAGGCTATTAAATATGCAACATGGGATTCAACCATTGCCCTGTTCTTTGCATTATTTATCAATGCTGCCATCTTGATCCTTTCCGCTGCTACATTCCATAAAGCAGGAATGACGGATGTGGCAGATATTAATGATGCTTATCATTTACTTACTCCGATTTTAGGAACGACAATTGGAAGTATCTTATTTGGAGTTGCATTGTTAGCTTCAGGTCAAAACTCAACATTAACAGGAACTTTGGCTGGTCAAATTGTCATGGAAGGATTTTTAAATATTCGCCTGGCTGCCTGGCTAAGGAGGCTTATTACCCGATTAATTGCTATTGTCCCTGCTGTAATTGTAACTGGTCTTTATGGTGAAAGCGGAACAACACAACTACTCATATTGAGTCAAGTAATACTATCTTTACAACTTTCTTTCGCCGTAGTACCTCTAATTAAATTTACAAGCGATAAAAAGAAAATGGGTGAGTTCGTCAATCCATTATGGTTGAAGTCTCTTGCTTGGTTTGTTGCTTTTGTAATCATTAGCTTAAATGTATATTTACTTTTTCAAACGTTTTTCGGTTAA
- the rnr gene encoding ribonuclease R: MEDSIQQHVDKLLQYMRDEAYKPLTVQELEEAFGIKDSADFKEFVKALVQMEEKGLVVRTRSNRYGLPQKMNLIRGKLAGHAKGFAFVIPDEPGMDDIFIPPNETNNAMHGDIVLARISSEASGQRREGSIVRILERGIQQIVGTYVESKSFGFVIPDDKKFASDVFIPKAASKGAVEGHKVVVKLTTYPEGRKSAEGEVIEVLGHKNDPGVDILSVIHKHGLPMAFPEDVLEQANETPDEIDESEIANRRDLRNQTIVTIDGADAKDLDDAVTVTKLDNGNYKLGVHIADVSYYVHEGSPIDREAEERATSVYLVDRVIPMIPHRLSNGICSLNPKVNRLTLSCEMEITPDGTVENHEIFQSVIKTTERMTYGDVNKILVDKDEETRNRYEPLVPMFELMEELASVLREKRMKRGAIDFDFKESKVLVDEEGKPTEVVVRERSVAERLIEEFMLAANETVAEHFHWMDVPFIYRIHEDPKEDKLRRFFEFITNFGYIVKGTANDVHPRALQEIIEEVQGKPEEMVVSTVMLRSMQQAKYDPESLGHFGLSTEFYTHFTSPIRRYPDSIVHRLIRTYLIEGKLDQTTREKWNARLPEIAQHSSKMERRAVDAERETDELKKAEYMEDKVGEEYDGIISSVTNFGMFVELPNTIEGLVHVSYLTDDYYRFDERHFAMIGERTGNVFRIGDEITVRVVKVNKEERSIDFEIVGMKGTRRERSETTRVFKTGSDVKKPRRSKQEEGRGGKPGDGRRKPEEGRGGRPGGERGKSSDADGKPKAKKKRKFYENVPVNKSTKRKKKR, translated from the coding sequence TTGGAAGATAGTATTCAACAGCATGTTGATAAGCTTTTGCAATATATGAGGGATGAAGCCTATAAGCCGCTGACGGTTCAGGAGCTTGAAGAAGCATTTGGAATAAAAGACTCAGCCGACTTTAAGGAATTCGTCAAGGCGCTCGTTCAGATGGAAGAGAAAGGCCTTGTTGTGCGCACTCGCAGTAACCGCTATGGCCTGCCTCAAAAGATGAATTTGATTCGAGGGAAGCTGGCAGGGCACGCAAAAGGCTTTGCATTCGTCATTCCGGATGAACCCGGAATGGATGATATTTTTATCCCTCCGAATGAAACAAATAATGCGATGCATGGTGATATTGTTTTAGCGCGAATTTCATCGGAAGCCTCTGGCCAGCGCCGTGAAGGAAGCATTGTGCGCATTCTGGAGCGGGGTATCCAGCAGATTGTTGGAACCTATGTTGAAAGCAAGAGCTTTGGCTTTGTCATCCCTGATGATAAAAAATTCGCGAGTGATGTTTTTATCCCTAAAGCTGCATCCAAAGGGGCAGTTGAGGGCCATAAAGTGGTCGTGAAATTAACAACTTACCCGGAAGGCAGAAAGAGTGCCGAGGGTGAGGTAATTGAAGTTCTTGGGCATAAGAATGATCCGGGTGTCGATATCCTTTCTGTGATCCATAAGCATGGACTGCCGATGGCTTTCCCTGAGGATGTTTTGGAACAGGCAAATGAAACACCTGACGAAATTGATGAGAGCGAAATCGCCAATCGACGCGATTTACGGAATCAAACGATTGTAACAATCGACGGTGCCGATGCAAAGGATTTAGATGACGCGGTTACGGTTACAAAGCTGGATAATGGTAACTACAAGCTTGGAGTACATATCGCGGACGTCAGCTATTATGTCCATGAAGGTTCCCCAATTGACCGTGAAGCAGAAGAGCGGGCGACAAGCGTTTATTTGGTTGACAGGGTTATTCCGATGATCCCTCATAGGCTGTCAAACGGCATCTGTTCTCTCAATCCAAAGGTTAACCGTCTGACGCTTTCCTGTGAGATGGAAATAACCCCGGATGGAACGGTTGAGAATCATGAGATTTTTCAGAGTGTGATCAAAACGACTGAGCGTATGACGTATGGTGATGTCAATAAAATCCTTGTGGACAAGGACGAAGAGACACGCAATAGATATGAACCGTTAGTGCCGATGTTTGAATTGATGGAGGAGCTTGCTTCTGTTCTTCGTGAAAAAAGAATGAAGCGCGGCGCCATCGACTTTGATTTTAAAGAATCAAAGGTGCTCGTTGATGAAGAAGGTAAGCCGACTGAAGTCGTCGTGCGCGAACGTTCCGTAGCGGAGCGGCTGATTGAGGAGTTCATGCTCGCAGCAAACGAAACGGTAGCCGAGCATTTCCACTGGATGGATGTACCGTTCATTTACCGTATCCACGAAGATCCGAAGGAAGATAAGCTGCGCCGGTTCTTCGAATTCATTACGAATTTTGGTTACATTGTCAAAGGAACAGCGAACGATGTCCATCCGAGAGCACTGCAGGAAATTATTGAAGAAGTCCAGGGCAAGCCGGAGGAAATGGTCGTTTCGACTGTCATGCTCCGTTCGATGCAGCAGGCAAAATATGACCCTGAGAGTCTCGGGCATTTCGGATTATCAACGGAATTCTATACGCATTTTACATCTCCAATCCGACGTTATCCCGATTCAATTGTCCACCGCTTAATCCGGACATATTTAATTGAAGGGAAGCTAGACCAAACAACACGGGAAAAATGGAACGCGCGTCTGCCAGAAATCGCCCAGCATTCTTCTAAAATGGAACGCCGGGCAGTCGATGCCGAGCGAGAAACGGATGAGCTTAAAAAGGCGGAATATATGGAGGATAAGGTTGGCGAGGAGTATGACGGCATTATCAGCTCCGTTACCAACTTTGGAATGTTTGTCGAACTGCCGAACACAATCGAAGGCTTAGTCCATGTAAGCTACTTGACGGATGACTATTACCGCTTTGACGAACGCCATTTTGCTATGATTGGCGAACGAACAGGAAATGTATTCCGCATCGGTGATGAAATCACAGTTCGTGTCGTAAAAGTAAATAAAGAAGAGCGGTCCATCGACTTTGAAATCGTCGGCATGAAGGGAACACGTCGTGAACGTTCTGAAACTACTAGGGTGTTTAAGACAGGCAGTGACGTTAAAAAGCCGCGCCGGAGCAAACAGGAAGAAGGCCGAGGCGGTAAGCCAGGTGACGGACGCAGGAAACCGGAAGAAGGTCGAGGCGGAAGACCTGGCGGCGAACGCGGAAAATCGTCAGATGCCGATGGAAAACCAAAAGCGAAAAAGAAACGAAAGTTTTATGAAAACGTGCCGGTAAATAAAAGCACGAAGCGAAAAAAGAAACGCTGA
- a CDS encoding ABC-2 family transporter protein, with the protein MNIYFKYLFIQWKSQLQYRTSFWLLTIGQFFMPFTVFAGLYFLFERFGQLKGWDFYEVALCFAVINLAFSMSECFARGFDSFSALVVNGEFDRLLVRPRNTVLQVIGSKFEFSKMGRMLQSVVILILALANLSVDWNAVKVITLFLMIIGGVFIFTGIFILAATMCFWTVQGLEVANIFTDGGREMAKYPLNIYQKWVTRFFTYVIPFGCVNYLPLLFILGKNNGGYPILYMIMPLAGIAFILPCLIVWHIGVRHYRSTGS; encoded by the coding sequence GTGAATATTTACTTTAAATATTTATTTATTCAATGGAAATCCCAATTACAATACCGCACTTCCTTTTGGCTTTTAACAATCGGCCAATTTTTTATGCCATTCACCGTTTTTGCCGGCTTGTACTTCTTATTTGAACGTTTCGGCCAACTTAAAGGCTGGGATTTTTATGAGGTAGCCCTATGTTTTGCCGTCATCAATCTAGCCTTTTCAATGAGCGAATGCTTCGCAAGGGGATTTGACAGTTTTTCTGCTCTCGTTGTAAATGGGGAGTTCGATCGATTGCTCGTTCGTCCAAGAAACACAGTTCTCCAAGTAATTGGTTCAAAGTTCGAGTTCTCCAAAATGGGAAGAATGCTGCAAAGTGTTGTGATTTTGATTTTGGCACTCGCCAATCTTTCTGTTGATTGGAATGCAGTAAAGGTCATAACCCTTTTCCTGATGATTATTGGCGGTGTGTTTATTTTTACTGGGATATTCATTCTTGCCGCTACCATGTGTTTTTGGACGGTCCAGGGTTTGGAGGTAGCCAATATATTCACTGATGGTGGAAGGGAAATGGCTAAGTATCCATTAAATATCTATCAAAAATGGGTAACCAGATTTTTTACCTATGTGATCCCTTTTGGCTGTGTGAATTACCTGCCCCTCCTGTTTATACTTGGGAAAAATAATGGCGGCTATCCCATTTTATATATGATAATGCCGCTTGCGGGTATTGCATTTATCCTTCCCTGTCTGATCGTTTGGCATATTGGTGTCAGGCATTACCGATCGACAGGCTCGTAA
- a CDS encoding ABC transporter permease codes for MKAYYSVLRIRLLNGMQYRAAAWAGIATQFFFGFIFIMAFEAFYSHSTHQAPMSLKEVITFVWLQQAFLALITLWFRDSELFNLITSGNIAYELCLPWSIYGFWFAKLLAQRVSSALLRCFPVLMVAFLVPEPHRMTLPPSAANFLLFMAALLLGVLILVSISMFLYLSVFLTMSPAGSLVIFTMLGEFFSGLLLPVPLMPEWLQKIANLLPFRMTADFPLRVYSGNIPASEALTGILIQLGWLILLVGLGIFSFKKVLRNVVVQGG; via the coding sequence ATGAAGGCCTATTATTCCGTATTACGAATCCGTCTTCTTAATGGCATGCAGTACAGGGCGGCGGCCTGGGCGGGAATAGCCACACAGTTTTTCTTTGGATTTATTTTTATTATGGCTTTTGAGGCTTTTTATTCACATTCTACCCACCAGGCGCCTATGTCTTTAAAAGAAGTGATTACCTTTGTTTGGCTCCAACAGGCATTCCTGGCATTGATTACTCTATGGTTTCGGGACAGTGAGCTTTTCAACCTGATTACCAGCGGCAATATCGCCTATGAGCTTTGCCTGCCCTGGAGCATATATGGATTCTGGTTTGCCAAGCTTCTGGCCCAACGGGTTTCCAGTGCTCTGCTCAGGTGTTTCCCAGTTTTAATGGTAGCATTTTTAGTGCCTGAGCCGCACCGGATGACCCTGCCGCCGAGCGCAGCCAATTTTTTATTATTTATGGCAGCATTGCTTTTGGGAGTGCTTATTCTGGTTTCAATCTCAATGTTTTTATATTTATCTGTGTTTTTAACCATGTCTCCTGCGGGTTCCCTTGTCATTTTTACGATGTTAGGAGAGTTTTTTTCTGGTTTACTTCTTCCTGTTCCTTTGATGCCGGAATGGCTTCAAAAGATTGCAAACTTACTTCCATTTCGAATGACTGCGGATTTTCCGCTCCGGGTTTATTCTGGAAATATCCCTGCAAGCGAAGCACTCACAGGTATACTTATCCAGCTGGGGTGGCTTATCCTTCTCGTTGGGCTTGGAATATTTTCTTTTAAAAAAGTGCTTCGAAACGTTGTTGTACAGGGGGGGTAA